The sequence CCAGGACGCGCCCGCCGCCGGTCCACGCCCGCGCAGCCATCCGGTGGTGCTCTTCTCCCCCGGATTCGCCGGGATGCGCCAGTTCAACACGGCGCTGGTCGAGGACCTGGCCAGCCGGGGCTACGTGGTCGTCACCATCGACCACACTTACGAGGCCTCGTTCGTGGAGTTCCCCGGTGGCCGGCTGGAGCTCGGGAAGCAGCCGCCCGAGCCGTCCGACGCCGAGCACGCCAAGTCGCTGAGGGTCCGCCAGGCCGACACGAGGTTCGTCCTCGACGCACTCGCGAAGCTGGACGCCGGGAAGAATCCCGACGCCGAACACCGCAGGCTGCCCCGCGGTCTGCGGGGGACTCTGGATCTGTCGAGGACCGGCATGTTCGGGCACTCGGTCGGCGGCGACACGGCGGCCGAGATCATGGCGGAGGACCGCCGTGTCCGCGCCGGCGTCGACCTGGACGGCAGCATCAACGGGCCCGCCGCCGCCACCGGACTCGACCGCCCGTTCATGCTGATGGGCAGCCCCACCCACGGCCGATTCAACGACTCGACCTGGACGGAGTTCTGGTCGAACCTGCGGGGCTGGCGCCTCGACCTCCGGCTGAGCGGCGCCGCCCACCAGACCTACACCGACATGCCCCCGCTCGTGCGGCAACTCGAGAAGGCCGTGCCGCTCCCACCCGAGGTGATCGCGAGGCTGGACTCCACCTTCGGCACGATCCCCGCGGACCGGGCCATCGCCGCCCAGCGCGCCTACCTGACCGCGTTCTTCGACCTTCACCTGCGGCACCGTGACGGCAACCTGCTGTCCGGCCCGTCCCCGAGGTTCCCCGAGATCACCTTCGTCCCCTGACCCGGACCGCGAGCCCGGCGCCCAGGTTCGCCGACGTCTGAGGCGCTCCGCCCTCGTCCGAAGCATCGATGACGTGCGTGTCAGCTCGAAGGGCGGGTCGCCTGCACGAAGGTGACCCGGCCGAACCTTCGGAGGGCGTGCGCGACCTCCCGGACGTCGTCGAACCCGGCCGCGGCGAGCAGCGCGACGACGCCGTCGCCATGGTCGTGGGACATGACGTGGTTGTGCGCCGGCCGGGCCCGTCTGAGGCGGGGCAGGTGCCGGAGGACGTGGGCGAGGCCGCGGCCGTGGCCATGGCCATGCGTGGAGTGGTCGGCGCCCCCGACATTGGACGAGGGGCCGCCGAAGTCGACGATGGTGACCGTTCCTCCAGGTCGAAGGGCACGCAGCGCGTCGCGCGCGAACGCGCTCCGACCGTCGTCATCGAGGTGGTGCAGGGCCAACGACGAGACCACATGGTCGAGGGAGGCGTCCTGGGCGGGGATCCGGTCGGCGTATCCCCGAACGAGGGTGAGATCGACGCCGCGGCGGCGCGCCTTGCGGGCGGCCCTGCGCAGGGCGTCCGCATCGGGGTCGAGGCCGGTCACCCGCGCGGCGGGCTGGGCCGCGAGCACGGCGAGCGACAGGTTCCCCGTGCCGCAGCCGACGTCGACCACCGCCTGACGAGGCTCGATACCGGCGAGTCCGACCGCCCGCTCGTGCAGTGCCCGGACGCCGGCCACCCCGGAGAAGACGTCATAGAACGGGAGGAGCCAGGTCTTGCCCGCGCCAGGCAGGAACGGGCGGTCCCGCTCCTCCGGGGTGCGCTGGTCGAGGATGCGAACGTCCATGGGTGCCCCTCCAGAGATTCGGTGGCGGTCTGCCGTGAAGCGTCCCTGACAGGCCTGCCGTCGTCACCTCCGAGTCTTGGACATTCCGCGGCTACCGAGCAGGACATACGTTGGGAGTCATGGGACATTCTTCGGTCAGCGCCTCGCCGGGCTCCCAGTCGAGGCTGCGCACGGTTCGGCTCGACGGGACGCCCGTCTACCGCTACCAGCAGCGCCCCGGCCTGCCTCCCATCTCGGTGACCCGCTTCGACACCGAAACCGCCCACGCCGACCTGCCGCCGGACCACCGGCACGCCCACGACTTCCTCGTCCTCGTCTACGTCGAGGAAGGCGCGGGCTCGGTCGTCATCGGCGGCGCCGAACGGCCGCTGCGCGCCGGACAGGTCCACGCCGTGTCGCCCGGGCAGGTCATCGGCGTCGCGGACGTCACCGAACTCGCCCACAGCCGCGCGTGGTCGGCGGCGTTCACGCCGGACGCGGTCCCCGCCCTGGCCTCGGTCTCCC is a genomic window of Actinomadura citrea containing:
- a CDS encoding class I SAM-dependent methyltransferase, which gives rise to MDVRILDQRTPEERDRPFLPGAGKTWLLPFYDVFSGVAGVRALHERAVGLAGIEPRQAVVDVGCGTGNLSLAVLAAQPAARVTGLDPDADALRRAARKARRRGVDLTLVRGYADRIPAQDASLDHVVSSLALHHLDDDGRSAFARDALRALRPGGTVTIVDFGGPSSNVGGADHSTHGHGHGRGLAHVLRHLPRLRRARPAHNHVMSHDHGDGVVALLAAAGFDDVREVAHALRRFGRVTFVQATRPSS
- a CDS encoding alpha/beta hydrolase family protein; this encodes MISNADSSTVRRRSVRLRAAVAAAGTIGLVFAAAGVAVAKGDAPAGKAALASSGQRNGRVQLTLPEPTGPHRIGTTSLHLVDRSRKDPWISRPSPRELMISVWYPAARTRGERRAPWLPPKSAALYKKQTSQSLGTSLDNVDLPLTHAYQDAPAAGPRPRSHPVVLFSPGFAGMRQFNTALVEDLASRGYVVVTIDHTYEASFVEFPGGRLELGKQPPEPSDAEHAKSLRVRQADTRFVLDALAKLDAGKNPDAEHRRLPRGLRGTLDLSRTGMFGHSVGGDTAAEIMAEDRRVRAGVDLDGSINGPAAATGLDRPFMLMGSPTHGRFNDSTWTEFWSNLRGWRLDLRLSGAAHQTYTDMPPLVRQLEKAVPLPPEVIARLDSTFGTIPADRAIAAQRAYLTAFFDLHLRHRDGNLLSGPSPRFPEITFVP